The genomic region CAGTGgtgctgtgtgtgtgagggggatgATCACGCCATAGAATTCCTGGATGTGGACTGCGTTCCTCACACAGGAATACTTGGTCCCGTGCCTGTCACCTGCCCCAGCAGAGTGCAGGACCAGACACTGAGTATGAAGGCTGTGGCTATGTGGTGTGGCAGACAAGCCCTGTGACTGTGCCTGCCCTCTGCCCATTTCCACAGTGTACAGGTCTGCCCCCTCCACCTGGCCTGCCCCCTGCTGTGTGGACAGTGCACAGATCCGCCCCTCTCCACCTGGCCTGCCCCCTGCCGTGTGGACAGTGCACAGATCCGCCCCTCTCCacctggccccgccccctgcctgtGTGGACAGTGCACAGGCCTGTCCCTCTCCActtggccccgccccctgcctgtGTGGACAGTGCACAGATCCGCCCCTCTCCACCTGCCCCCTACCGTGTAGACAGTGCACAGGCCCGCCCCTCTCCACCTGGCCCCGCCCCCTACCTGTGTGGACAGTGCACAGGCCCGCCCCTCTCCacctggccccgccccctgcctgtGTGGACAGTGCACAGGCCTGTCCCTCTCCActtggccccgccccctgcctgtGTGGACAGTGCACAGATCCACCCCTCTCCACCTGGCACATGCTCCCAGTCAGTTCCCACTGGCATCTCCTCGGTGACTCCAATGCGGACGTGCACATTGCACCTGCTGTCGAGGGCCCACAGCATCTGGTCGTTGGGGCTGGAATGGATGCTGACCAAGGTAATCCCGGCAGGCTGGaagtgggaagggaaggagcGGGGAGACATGTTATTTTTGGACAGAGCAAGGTTGAGAGGTATGGAGAATGGAGGTCAGCGATGTCAGACAGGAGGTTCCAGAATCAGGTTTCACTGATTGGTGCTTGCTAGCCTGCCAGCCACTCAGCCACCCATCATCTACCCACCCTGTGACCCAGCGCACCCCACCCCCGCCATCTAACAGATAGTTACTTGAGCATCTACCagttgccaggcactgtgccaggagCTACCAATCAATTTTCTTGGCTCCTGGACTTTAAAGTCTGGTTAGAGACAGGTCTTTCGTCCAGTAGTCACACAAGAAATATGAGACTGCCCCAGGCGAGAGCTACAGAGTGAACGAGGCGCGAGAGCACATAACTGGGGGATCAGACCCGGGGTCAGGTCAGGGAAGCTGCCTTAGGTCTGATGGCTACCCCGAGGCCGCGGATGAAGAGGAATGACCAGGAGAGGAAGCAGGGGAAGAGATCGGCACAGGAGGGAGCACGTGGCATGAGGGGCGCCTGGGTGGGCAGGACGGGTGGCACAGTACGAGAGCATTCCCTTGGGAAGCTGTGGAGGGCCTGCCAGGTGCTGGGACCCAGGCCGCTGACACTGTCCAGAGAGAGAGGCCTGCAGTGTGCTGGAGGGCCGATGTAGGAAACGACGCAGTATGCAACGGGCTTCCCAGCCAAAAGGAGGCCTCGGTGGAGGTCAGACGGGCACACAGCGCTGGGTCAGGCAGAAAAGGGGTTCAGCTGGAGGCAATGTGGAAAAGACCTAGGGTGACAAGGCAGCAGAGGGTTTCACAAATGTCACCCACCCTCAGAGCTCCCGAACATGGCCCAAGAAACGTAACTTCACAAATGCCACTGGAACAAGTCCCAGTGACCTTACTGCTGTGACCAAGCAGGGCCACACGGGGCTGAAGTTCAGTCTGTGAGGCTGCCTCCCACGAGCCACGAGCACAGACCATGTTTGCACCAGGAGACTCGGCGCTCCAGCGGTCGGGCCCAGGCCGTCTGGCTTCCTTTTGAGATCCTGtgctctacaccagtggtccccaaccttttttgggccatggaccggtttaatgtcagaaaatattttcatggactggcctttagggtgggacggataaatgtatcacgtgaccgagacaagcgtcaagagtgagtcttagacggatgtaacagagggaatctggtcatttttaaaaaataaaacatcgttcagacttaaatataaataaaacggaaataatgtaagttatttattctttctctgcagaccggtaccaaatggcccgggggctggggaccactgctctacactgTCAGGCAGCTGGCAAGGCAGAACGACACAAAGCGGTCTACGGATGTCAGCGTGATCTCTGTAAAATCCCAGCTGCTGGTGTCTTTGCAGAAATGGAAAAGCCGATCCTAGAATTCACGGGGAATTGCGCAGAATCCTGAgtgccaaaacaattttgaaaaagaacagatTTGGAATCCCATCCTGAGTTCAAAACTATTTtgaagctacagtaatcaaataGTGTGGCCCCGGCCGAAGGACAGACATGTAAGTCCATGGACTGAGAGTCCATAAATAAGCCCAGACAGCCAAGTGATTTTTGATAAGATTGCCAAGTTCGTTCAATGAgaaaagaacagtcttttcaacaatggtgctgggacaacagGATATCCACATACAGAACAAGGAGGCTGGATCTTTACCTCATGCCATATACAAAATTAACtcgaaatgaataaaaaaaatgtgagagCTCAGCCTGGCAGTGGTTTTACAGACATGATACCAACagcacaggcaacaaaaagaTGAATTAGATCTCACAAAAATTCCTAACTTTTGTACCTTAAAGGACACCATACAGAAAGTGAAGAAACAACCCAcagaatgtgagaaaatatttccaaatcatgTATCTAATAAGGGTCTAGtagcctaaataaataaatcactttaAAATCCAACAacagccctggacagatagctcggttggttagagcatcgtcccaaagcgcagaggttgccggtttgatccctggtcagggcacatacaagaacagattgatgttcctctctctcactctatctcactaaaatcaataaataaaaattaagagtcCAACAACACAAAGGACaaccaaatttttaaaaggacatgGGACTTGAAAAGGTAGTCAACATCACCAACTGGCCTTTGAGGAAAGACCAATCAGAACCACAGTGCAATACCTCTTCACACCCACGAGGATGGCTGGAAAAGAAAACGGAAAATAGGTCTGGCCtttggtggggcagtggataaagcgtcagcctggacactgaggtcaTCTGTCCAAGACCTCGGGCtttctcggtcaaggcacatatgaggagcaactactatgagtcgatgcttcccaTTCCACTCCCCACCTgtggcctttctctctccctctctctaaaaaaatcaataaataaaatatttttttattttatttatttatttatttatttttttttttccaggttcaTAATTTATTGTACAAATTGAGTATCACATGATGAGTTGACATTAGCTTCTCCAGGCATGGGAAATTAACAGATGAAGTACAGTTAGAATCTTTTTTATGTCGCTTTCACAGCTGGGGTTTTTTTAGACCTTAACTTGAAGTATAAAACCAGCAAAGCAATGCCTCCATATGTGGCCAGTACACAATTCATTCTACCTGTGAGAGTGTAAgagttgaaatattttttgatacCAGTGAATTGGAATTGAGCATCAGCTTCTGGACCTGCCATGGCTTCAATCTTGCAAAATGCACGAATTCCACCAGCTGTGCCCTTCAGCGCACGGAGATACCCTTCTGCCCGCCGGAAGAAGCCGCCACCCCCGCACGCGATCAAtcggtcaataaataaaatcttaaataagcctgaccaggcggtggcgcagtggatagagcgtcgaactgggatgcagaggacccaggttcgagaccccgaggtcgccagcttgagtgtgggctcatctggcttgagtaaaagctcaccagcttggacccagggttgctggcttgagcaaggggttactcggtctgctgaaggcccacagtcaaggcacaaatgagaaagcaatcaatgaacaactaaggagtcgcaatgaaaaactaatgattgatgcttcttatctctctctgttcctgtctgtctgtccctatctatccctctctctgactctctgtttctgtaaaaaaaaaagacaaaaacaaaaacaaaaaaacttaaataaaaagaatggaaaagagcctgaccaggtggtggcgcagtggatagagcgtcagactgggatgcagaggacccaggttcgagaccccgaggtcgccagcttgagagcgggctcatttggcttgagcaaaaaaaagctcaccagcttcgctggctcaagcaaggggttactcagtctgctggaggcccgcggtcaaggcacatatgagaaatcaatcaatgaacaactatggtgtcacaatgaaaaactgatgattgatgcctctcatctctctcccttcctgtcagtctgtccctatctgtccctctctctgactctctctgccacataaaagaatggaaaagaacaaGTTACTGAGAAGCTGTGGAGACACAGGGCCCCCATACACTGCTGATAGGAAGGTGAAATAGTACAGCCCCTGGAAAACAGTCTGCAGGTCCCCAAAAGGTTACCAGGGGACCTCACAACCCCACTCCCAGATATAGACCAAAAGAATTGGAACAGATGTTCAAACAAAAACTATACGAGTGTTCACGGCAGCAACATTCCTCACCACAGCCAAAAGGGTCCACAACCCAACGCCCGTCAGCTGACGCCCGGGTACACAAGATGTGGCGTATCAGCATACTGGCACACCTCGGAAACGGCAGGTCCGCGGTCCACACCACAGCCGCAAAGCCAATATGGCAGTAGAGAGCCACGTGAATtgtttggtttcccagtgcatagaAAAGCTATGTTTATACTTCACTGTGGTCTGTTTAGTGTGCAATAGCCTTGTGTCCAAAAAATGTtaataccttaattaaaaaatactttattgctaaaacatgctaaccatcatctgagccttcagcgAGCCACCATCAATTTGCATTGGGCGGTCCTGCCTCCCTGTGCATGGACACGCAGCATCTGTGAGATGCAATTAAACAATTGTCCGCCTGCAGCGGACTCTCACttgcttgagcgcaaggtcactggcaccagcttgagcgcaggctcatctggtttgagcaaaagctcaccagcttgaacccaaggtcactggctccagcaaggggttacttggtctgctgaaggcccgtggtcaagacacatatgagaaagcaatctatgaacaacaaggtgttgcaacatgcaatgaaaactaatgattgatgcttctcatctctctccgttcctgtctgtctgtccctgtctatccctctctctgactcactctctctgtaaaaaaaaaaaattaaaaagaatgaaggatGCAACTTATAAAGTAAATAAggaatttaagatttaaaaattatttggcaaTGGTAAAAAAATTATGCTCTTGGTATGCTGCCAaagattgtgtgtgtatatatgtgcctATAAgagtgtcagtgtgtgtgtgaggccCTGCCTGCGTAGCTCAGTGAAGCATTGTCCTGAGacatcaaggttgtggattcgatccctggtcagggcatgtataagaatcaaccgcctggcctatggtggtggtgcagtggatagtgccaactggaacgctaaggtcaccagttcaaaaccctgggcttgctgggtcaaggcacttatgacaagcaagcaatgaacagctaaagtgaagcaactatgagttgatactccttGCTCCCCTggccctctgtaaaatcaatacataataaaatcttaaaaaagggtcaaccaatgaatgcatgatgatgcaaagtgatgtttctctctcctttcctccctctcaaatcaatttttaaaaagtgtgagtGTAAGAGTGTGTGTGTAAGCGTGTGTGTAGCAGCTCTTGCTTATTAAATGCCCTTTAAAGATgagttacaggccctggctggttggctcagtggtagagcgtcggcctggcgtgcaggagtcccgggttcgattcctggccagggcacacaggagaagcgcccatctgcttctctacccctccccctctccttcctctctgtctctctcttcccttcccgcagctaaggctccattggagcaaagatggcccgggagctaaggatggctctgtggcctctgcctcaggcactagaatggctctggatgcaacagagcgacgccccagaggggcagagcatcgccccctggtgggtgtgccggtggatcctggttgggcgcatgcgggagtctgtctgactgcctcctcattcccagcttcggaaaaatgcaaaaaaaaaaaaaaaaaaaaaaaaaaagatgagttacaacctgaccaggtggtggtacagtgtcAACCAGGGACAatgaggaccccggttcgaaaccctgaggttgccagattgagcacaggctcatccggcttgacaGTGTggcatcaccagcttgagtgtgggttcatagacatgaccccatgattgctggcttgagccaggagtcaccagctcagctggagccccccagtcaagctacgtacaagaagcaatcaatgaacaactgaaggactacaactgagttgatgcttctcatctctctcccttcctgtctgtccctgtctctctattttttacggagacagagagagggacagatagagacagacagacaggaacagagagatgagaagcatcaatcatcagtttttcgttgcgacaccttggttgttcgttgattgctttctcacgtgccctgaccgtagggctacagcaaaccgagtgatcccttgctcaagccagcgaccttaggtccaagctggtgagctttgctcaaaccagatgagcccgcacttaagccggcgacctcggggtctcaaacctgggccccccacatcccagtctgatgctctatccactgcgccaccacttggtcagtcctctctctctcaaaaataaaaggataaattaCAGAGCAGGTGCAGGTGATAGGGATGGAGCCACATCCAGTTCCTGGAAGTACCCATAGGTTTAATTATAGCCATCAACCTCCTTTGATATTTACAAACCAAAGGACTGCTCTCAGCTGTAAAGTTCCCCTCACGGAAGAGGGGAGGAAACCAAGCCACCATCTCATATTCTCAAAGACAAACGCTCATTACTAATTACTAGGAACAAGTaagaccacattttatttattccaggctaccagtattttttttttcagagagacagagggatagacagggacagacagataggaacagagagatgagaagcatcaatcactagtttttcattgcgcgttgcaacaccttgattcattgattgctttctcatatgtgccttgaccatgggacttcagcagaccgagtaaccccttgctagagccagcaaccttgggttcaagctggtgggctttttgctcaaaccagatgagcctgcgctcaagctggtgacctcggggtctcgaacctggatcctctgcatcccagtccaatgctctatccactgcgccactgcctggtcaggcacaggccACCACTATTTCAGGATAAATCATTCCTCTCCCATTAATCAAGAGCCTCTCCAGgcagaatttattttatacactGACACCTTGACTAGACATAAAGTTCGATTAAGGAACGCAGTTTTCACATGATGTGCCACGTCTACACTGCTGTTCCCAAGGCCCTGCTGCTGTGTACACTGGCTGCCGCCTGTCCCCAGGGCCCACAGCATTATCCTCGGGCTAAGGGACTCATCTTAGTTGTCAAGTGCAGTGAAAACACTGCTCAGCTTAGATAACGGGAGCTGGAAACATGACACGTCTGTGTTTCCTGGATAAGACAAGCTTGTTTTTGAGTTTCTGACCCCAATTTTATCATGTCGTGTACTCCCCCGAGGTTCTGACTCCGGCCTCACTCCTCCGAGCTGTGGTTCTGGTGACTGCAGCAGGTGTTTCTGGTGACGGGTTACTACTGCGCCTCTGCTGGTGGAAGCTGCAGACGGGGAAAAGCCTCCGCCCTTCACCAGGGATTTCAGCAGGGCTGTTTTGATCTGACTGGATGAGACAGCAAGTCCCACGAGGAGAGGACCGTGCTTTGGAGGGTGCACTGGCACATTGGCGTGTGAAGGCATGCATGTCTGGACTCAAGCCCCTTCCTGTGAGCTGCTGAGACCACTTCAGTGGCCTCCTAACTGGTGTCCCCACACCACACCATCCTGCCTGGGCTGCTGAACGATCTGCGCCCAGCAAGTGACTTTGGCCACAGCCCCCGTGGCTGCAGGGTAACCCTGGCCCTGTGGTACTCCACCCTCCACGGTGGGTGCCACCCTCTTTCTGGCCTCACGGTTTGCCAGGTCCCCCAACACTGGCTCTCAGCAAGCGGGGCTTCTCACTCCCCTTGCTGGGGTCCTGCTCGTGAGTCTGCTCTGCACAGCCCAgctcccacactgcccactccctcggcctgcacactcacacacacacactcacacacacacacacacactcacacacagaccgacacacacactcacacacacacacagaccgacacacacacactcacacacactcacacacagaccgacacacacactcagaccgacacacacactcacacacacacactcacacactcacacatacacactcacacacacacacagaccgacacacacactcacacacacacacagaccgaCACACACCCAggccaaaacaaaacagaaaacaaaacaaaagcaaacagatGAAGATGTCACAGACAAAGGACATTTCTCTAGGCAGACGGTTTTGGTATGGACCTTATGGGAACGTGGATAGAATTCAGCAGGAACGTTTGAGGAACACCAGGTGGATTAGTTGACAGCCTGCAAGCAGCAGCACAAATCACACAGGTCAACTCCTTAGAAACAAAGGGTGACGGGCACGGAGGTATCACAGGGCCAGTTCTGCCTCCAGGCAGCCTCTCCTCCCTGTTTTCATTAACCTTTAGTCCACCTCATATTCGGGAAAGGTGGTGAACTTGACTTTCCCTCGAAGGTCTCGGGTCTACACTGTGCAGCCCGATGCTGAGGTGGGGGTTTGTTCAGTCCTTTGTTACTTGGCCCCCACAGCGGCTGTACTTTCTGACTTCTGTTTGGTCTTCTTAGTTCTTCTGGGTTTCCTCCTGGGGCAGATTCTCTTCCCACTTCTGGTCTATTCAAACTTCAGATAAGCTTGAAAACCGGATTCCATTGTTAACAGGCCTGTGCTTAGAGTGCCAGCAGATTCTCAGGGCGAGGGGCAGAGAAGTCAGGAGGCCTGGACACCGTCTCCCACTCAGCCGGGCCCTGAGGCAGCTCCCCTCCCCTGGGCCCGACCAGGCCTGTCCAGGCCACTTTGGCTGGGTCTCCCCCACTCTGACTCCGGGGTGTGGGCTCTGGCTGCCTGCCTCCGGCCAACCCCTCCCAGCCATGCAGGCCCTCTGGGGCAGTGAGCCCCGGCTGTGCGTGCTTCCCGGAGCCCTGCGGAAGGTACCGGGCCATCTCCTGGGAGCAGCTCTGCTGTCATTTGTGGAACAATCTGGCTCAGATA from Saccopteryx leptura isolate mSacLep1 chromosome 6, mSacLep1_pri_phased_curated, whole genome shotgun sequence harbors:
- the LOC136376118 gene encoding ATP synthase membrane subunit K, mitochondrial, whose product is MAGPEADAQFQFTGIKKYFNSYTLTGRMNCVLATYGGIALLVLYFKLRSKKTPAVKAT